The following proteins are encoded in a genomic region of Mycolicibacterium rutilum:
- the rplE gene encoding 50S ribosomal protein L5, which translates to MTTAEKTLPRLKQRYREEIRDALLKEFGYANVMQIPGVVKVVVNMGVGDAARDAKLINGAVNDLALITGQKPEIRRARKSIAQFKLREGMPIGARVTLRGDRMWEFLDRLISIALPRIRDFRGLSPKQFDGTGNYTFGLTEQSVFHEIDVDSIDRPRGMDITVVTSATTDDEGRALLRALGFPFKEN; encoded by the coding sequence ATGACTACAGCTGAAAAGACTCTGCCGCGCCTGAAGCAGCGCTACCGCGAAGAGATCCGCGACGCCCTGCTCAAGGAGTTCGGCTACGCCAACGTCATGCAGATCCCCGGCGTGGTCAAGGTCGTCGTCAACATGGGCGTCGGCGACGCCGCCCGCGACGCGAAGCTGATCAACGGTGCGGTCAACGACCTCGCGCTGATCACCGGCCAGAAGCCGGAGATCCGCCGGGCGCGTAAGTCCATCGCGCAGTTCAAGCTTCGCGAGGGCATGCCCATCGGCGCCCGCGTCACGCTGCGCGGCGACCGGATGTGGGAGTTCCTCGACCGGCTGATCTCCATCGCGCTGCCGCGTATCCGCGACTTCCGCGGCCTGTCGCCCAAGCAGTTCGACGGGACCGGCAACTACACCTTCGGGCTCACCGAACAGTCGGTGTTCCACGAGATCGACGTGGACTCCATCGACCGTCCCCGTGGCATGGACATCACTGTCGTCACCTCGGCGACGACCGACGACGAAGGACGAGCGCTGCTGCGGGCGCTGGGCTTTCCGTTCAAGGAGAACTGA
- the rplX gene encoding 50S ribosomal protein L24 has protein sequence MKVHKGDTVLVISGKDKGAKGKVLVAYPTRNKVLVEGVNRIKKHTAVSSNERGAQSGGIVTQEAPIDVSNVMVVDSDGKPTRVGFRIDDETGKKVRIAKTNGKDIN, from the coding sequence ATGAAGGTCCACAAGGGCGACACGGTTCTGGTCATCTCCGGTAAGGACAAGGGCGCCAAGGGCAAGGTGCTGGTCGCCTACCCGACCCGCAACAAGGTCCTCGTCGAGGGCGTGAACCGGATCAAGAAGCACACCGCGGTGTCGAGCAACGAACGCGGCGCACAGTCCGGCGGCATCGTCACCCAGGAGGCGCCGATCGACGTCTCCAACGTGATGGTCGTCGACTCCGACGGCAAGCCCACCCGCGTCGGCTTCCGCATTGACGATGAGACCGGCAAGAAGGTCCGCATCGCCAAGACCAACGGCAAGGACATCAACTGA
- the rplN gene encoding 50S ribosomal protein L14 → MIQQESRLKVADNTGAKEILCIRVLGGSSRRYAGIGDVIVATVKDAIPGGNVKRGDVVKAVIVRTVKERRRADGSYIKFDENAAVIIKADNDPRGTRIFGPVGRELREKRFMKIVSLAPEVL, encoded by the coding sequence GTGATTCAGCAGGAATCGCGGCTGAAGGTCGCCGACAACACGGGTGCCAAGGAGATCTTGTGCATCCGCGTGCTCGGCGGCTCGTCGCGGCGCTATGCCGGCATCGGCGATGTCATCGTGGCGACCGTCAAGGACGCCATCCCGGGCGGCAACGTCAAACGGGGCGATGTGGTCAAGGCCGTCATCGTGCGCACCGTCAAGGAGCGCCGCCGCGCCGACGGCAGCTACATCAAGTTCGACGAGAACGCCGCCGTCATCATCAAGGCCGACAACGACCCGCGCGGCACGCGCATCTTCGGGCCGGTCGGCCGGGAACTGCGCGAGAAGCGCTTCATGAAGATCGTCTCGCTCGCTCCGGAGGTGTTGTAG
- a CDS encoding arylsulfatase — protein sequence MATEFNGKIELDIRDSEPDWGPYAAPTAPEGAPNVLYLVWDDIGIATWDCFGGLVEMPTMSRIAERGVRLSQFHTTALCSPTRASLLTGRNPTTVGMATIEEFTDGFPGFNGRIPFDTALLPEVLAENGYNTYCIGKWHLTPIEESNLASTKRHWPLSRGFERFYGFMGGETDQWYPELVYDNHPVAPPASPEDGYHLSSDLADKTIEFIRDAKVIAPDKPWFSYVCPGAGHAPHHVFKDWADRYAGTFDMGYERYREIVLENQKKLGIVPPDTQLSEVNPYRDVQGPNGEPWPQQDTVRPWDSLSDEEQRLFARMAEVFAGFLSYTDAQIGRVIDYLEESGQLDNTIIVVISDNGASGEGGPNGSVNEVKFFNGYIDTVEESLKLIDNLGGPETYNHYPIGWAMAFNTPYKLYKRYASHEGGIADPAIISWPNGIAAHGEVRDNYVNVCDVTPTVYELLGITPPETVRGVPQKPLDGVSFKAALEDSSAQTDKHTQFYTMLGTRGIWHDGWFASAVHAASPAGWSHFDKDRWELFRIEADRSQCHDLAAEHPDKLEELKALWFAEAERYNGLPLGDLNMLETLGRWRPHLAGDRDSYTYYPGTADLGAGASVELQGRSFALIAEVTIDSPGAEGVVIKHGGAHGGHVLFCQDGRLHYVYNFLGEEEQTLSSSEAVPLGKHTFGVAFQRTGTAEGSHTPVGDTALYIDDQQVATLSGMRTLPATFGLASAALSVGRNTGSPVSRAYKAPFPFTGGTIAKVNVDVSGKPYVDVEKEFARAFARD from the coding sequence ATGGCAACCGAATTCAACGGCAAGATCGAACTGGACATCCGTGACTCGGAACCGGACTGGGGACCCTACGCGGCGCCGACCGCCCCCGAGGGTGCGCCCAACGTGCTGTATCTCGTGTGGGACGACATCGGCATCGCCACCTGGGACTGCTTCGGTGGGCTGGTCGAGATGCCGACGATGAGCCGCATCGCTGAGCGCGGAGTGCGGCTGTCGCAGTTCCACACCACCGCGCTGTGCTCACCGACGCGCGCGTCGCTGCTGACCGGCCGCAACCCGACCACCGTCGGCATGGCGACCATCGAGGAATTCACCGACGGCTTCCCGGGTTTCAACGGCCGCATCCCGTTCGACACCGCCCTGCTGCCGGAGGTGCTGGCCGAAAACGGTTACAACACTTACTGCATCGGCAAGTGGCACCTGACGCCGATCGAGGAATCCAACCTCGCTTCCACGAAACGGCACTGGCCGCTGTCACGGGGCTTCGAGCGGTTCTACGGGTTCATGGGCGGGGAGACCGACCAGTGGTATCCGGAACTGGTCTACGACAACCACCCGGTTGCTCCGCCGGCGTCGCCGGAGGACGGATACCACCTGTCGTCGGACCTTGCGGACAAGACGATCGAATTCATCCGCGACGCGAAGGTGATCGCGCCGGACAAGCCCTGGTTCTCCTACGTCTGCCCCGGCGCCGGACACGCACCGCACCACGTCTTCAAGGACTGGGCCGACCGCTACGCGGGCACGTTCGACATGGGCTACGAGCGGTATCGCGAGATCGTGCTGGAGAACCAGAAGAAACTCGGCATCGTCCCGCCCGACACTCAGCTGTCAGAGGTCAACCCCTACCGGGATGTGCAGGGGCCCAACGGAGAACCCTGGCCGCAGCAGGACACCGTGCGGCCCTGGGACTCGCTGAGCGACGAGGAGCAGCGGCTGTTCGCCCGGATGGCCGAGGTGTTCGCCGGTTTCCTGTCCTACACCGACGCCCAGATCGGCCGCGTCATCGACTATCTCGAGGAATCCGGCCAGCTGGACAACACGATCATCGTCGTGATCTCCGACAACGGCGCCAGCGGCGAAGGCGGGCCGAACGGCTCGGTGAACGAGGTGAAGTTCTTCAACGGATACATCGACACCGTCGAGGAGAGCCTCAAGCTGATCGACAACCTCGGCGGCCCCGAAACCTACAACCACTATCCGATCGGCTGGGCGATGGCGTTCAACACGCCCTACAAGCTCTACAAGCGCTACGCCTCGCACGAGGGCGGCATCGCCGATCCCGCGATCATCAGCTGGCCCAACGGCATTGCCGCTCACGGTGAGGTGCGCGACAACTACGTCAACGTCTGCGACGTCACTCCGACGGTGTACGAGCTGCTGGGCATCACCCCGCCCGAAACGGTGCGCGGCGTCCCGCAGAAGCCGCTGGACGGGGTGAGTTTCAAAGCTGCGCTGGAGGATTCGTCGGCGCAGACCGACAAACACACGCAGTTCTACACGATGCTCGGTACCCGCGGGATCTGGCACGACGGCTGGTTCGCCAGCGCCGTGCACGCCGCGTCGCCGGCGGGCTGGTCGCACTTCGACAAGGATCGCTGGGAACTGTTCCGCATCGAGGCCGACCGCAGCCAGTGCCACGACCTCGCTGCCGAGCACCCGGACAAACTCGAAGAACTCAAGGCGCTGTGGTTCGCCGAGGCCGAACGCTACAACGGGCTGCCGCTGGGCGACCTCAACATGCTCGAGACGCTCGGGCGGTGGCGTCCCCATCTGGCGGGGGACCGCGACTCGTACACGTACTACCCGGGCACGGCCGACCTCGGTGCCGGCGCATCGGTCGAACTGCAGGGCCGGTCGTTCGCGCTCATCGCCGAGGTGACCATCGACAGCCCCGGCGCCGAGGGTGTGGTCATCAAACACGGCGGCGCCCACGGCGGGCACGTGCTGTTCTGCCAGGACGGCCGGCTGCACTACGTGTACAACTTCCTCGGCGAGGAGGAGCAGACGCTGTCGTCGTCGGAAGCGGTCCCGTTGGGCAAGCACACCTTCGGCGTCGCGTTCCAGCGCACCGGGACGGCGGAGGGCAGCCACACGCCCGTCGGCGACACCGCGCTCTACATCGACGACCAGCAGGTCGCGACGCTGTCCGGAATGCGCACGCTGCCCGCCACATTCGGGCTCGCGTCGGCGGCGCTCAGTGTCGGGCGCAACACCGGATCGCCCGTCTCGCGCGCGTACAAGGCGCCGTTCCCGTTCACCGGCGGCACGATCGCGAAGGTGAACGTCGACGTCTCCGGCAAGCCCTACGTCGACGTCGAAAAGGAGTTCGCGCGAGCTTTCGCGAGGGACTGA
- a CDS encoding DUF2306 domain-containing protein, with amino-acid sequence MTYAMRWAAALAVVVGGFLAYSLPPYLTGGTRVPATFAWHYPLLVGHVALGSIATVAAVVQIWPGLRARHRVLHRRSGRVYVVTAVPAALSAVVIGALTPFGPLLAVSNVVLAVLWLWFTVAGYRAIRSGRVSDHRRHMVRSATLALSIITNRIWAPVLFMMCYPLRDSIFGGNEEHYLWFVAGLGGWLGWLVPLTAVQWWLNRRPVNCIVVNSSARGDETGVDCGPRSGQRRRASGRGRYGNRIQRQDRTGHP; translated from the coding sequence ATGACATACGCAATGCGCTGGGCCGCCGCTCTGGCCGTGGTGGTGGGCGGCTTTCTCGCCTACTCGCTGCCGCCCTACCTCACCGGCGGGACCCGGGTCCCTGCCACGTTCGCGTGGCATTACCCGCTGCTGGTCGGGCACGTAGCGCTCGGCAGCATCGCGACGGTCGCCGCCGTCGTGCAGATCTGGCCCGGGCTGCGCGCCCGCCACCGGGTGCTGCATCGCCGCTCCGGACGCGTCTACGTCGTAACCGCTGTGCCGGCCGCGCTCTCGGCGGTGGTCATCGGCGCCTTGACCCCGTTCGGCCCGCTGCTCGCGGTGAGCAACGTCGTCCTCGCGGTGCTGTGGCTGTGGTTCACAGTCGCCGGCTACCGCGCCATCCGCTCTGGTCGGGTGTCCGATCACCGCCGGCACATGGTGCGCAGCGCGACGCTCGCGCTGTCGATCATCACCAACCGCATCTGGGCGCCGGTGCTGTTCATGATGTGCTATCCGCTGCGCGACAGCATCTTTGGCGGCAACGAGGAGCATTACCTGTGGTTCGTGGCCGGCCTGGGTGGCTGGCTGGGGTGGCTCGTGCCGCTGACCGCCGTGCAGTGGTGGCTGAACAGGCGCCCGGTTAACTGCATCGTCGTCAATTCGTCAGCTCGCGGCGACGAGACCGGTGTAGATTGCGGGCCAAGATCAGGTCAACGGCGACGCGCGTCAGGACGAGGACGGTATGGCAACCGAATTCAACGGCAAGATCGAACTGGACATCCGTGA
- a CDS encoding TetR/AcrR family transcriptional regulator: MSEPLPRALEILWREPAGSGRSAGLSRDRIVRTAVDLADEAGLAALSMARLADRLGCGTMSLYRHVANKDELLTFMLSEAVGAPPSIDPANWTAALTDWAFGLWEVYHRHPWILQAGAAGPPADPGQLAWLDAGLAALERTGLTERDKLAAVMAVLHFTRGAAALDLEAANTDWPEYPALLRRLVEEDRFPAVATALRAGVFDRADGDPLAEFRAGLGQLLGGIATRAAR, encoded by the coding sequence ATGAGCGAACCACTCCCCCGCGCGCTGGAGATCCTCTGGCGCGAGCCCGCGGGCTCCGGCCGATCGGCCGGGTTGAGCAGGGACCGGATCGTGCGCACGGCCGTCGACCTGGCCGACGAGGCCGGCCTGGCCGCGCTGTCGATGGCCCGGCTCGCCGACCGCCTCGGATGCGGGACCATGTCGCTGTATCGACACGTCGCGAACAAGGACGAGCTGCTGACCTTCATGCTGTCCGAGGCGGTCGGCGCGCCCCCGTCTATCGACCCGGCCAATTGGACTGCGGCGCTGACGGATTGGGCCTTCGGTTTATGGGAGGTGTACCACCGGCATCCCTGGATCCTGCAGGCGGGCGCCGCCGGGCCGCCCGCGGACCCCGGGCAGCTGGCCTGGTTGGACGCGGGACTCGCGGCACTCGAACGGACCGGTCTCACCGAGCGCGACAAGCTCGCCGCGGTGATGGCCGTCCTGCACTTCACCCGCGGCGCGGCCGCCCTGGACCTCGAGGCCGCCAACACCGACTGGCCGGAGTATCCGGCGCTGCTGCGCCGGCTCGTCGAGGAGGACCGCTTCCCGGCGGTTGCCACCGCGCTGCGTGCCGGCGTCTTCGACCGCGCGGACGGCGATCCGCTGGCCGAGTTCCGCGCCGGCCTGGGTCAGCTGCTCGGCGGCATCGCCACCAGGGCTGCCCGCTAG